CTAATCGTTCTGCTTTTGTACATAGCATTGGTTCTTTTTTCTGGATGGCTCACTTCCAGAAAAAAAGACAAAGATTCCTCTTCTTATTTTCTCGCGGGTAAAGAAATTTCCTGGATCGCGTTGAGTTTTTCGATTGTTGCCACAGAAACTTCAACTCTTACCTTTTTGAATATTCCTGGACTGAGTTATTCTGGCAATCTCGCCTTTCTCGGGCTCGGTTTGGGTTTTGTTTTGGGAAGAATCATCGTAGCCGAACTTTTTATTCCAATGTATTACAAATCTGGATTTATTTCCGTGTACGAATGGGTGGGAATCCGTTACGGAAAAATTTCCCAAAAAACGGTTACCTTTCTTTTTAAACTCACTCGAATCTTAGGAGATGGAGTGAGAATGTACGCATCCGCGATTCCGGTCGCGATCCTATTGAAAATGTTCTTAAAACAATACAGTGCGATGGAGATAGTGACTCGTAACGCAGAAATTCTGAGCCTTCTTTTAATTTCGGGAATTACGGTTCTTTATACGGTTCAAGGTGGGTTTCGTTCCGTAGTTTGGGTGGATTCGATTCAATTTTTAATTTACGTTGCGGGAGGAATCTTTACATTTTTCTATTTAGGAAACTTACTTGTAGAAAAAGGTTTCAACGTTTCCGACCTGATTCAGAATGCGTTTCAGGCAAATAAGTTCAAAATTTTCGAATGGAATGATTTTTCTTCCGCATACTTTGCACCGATTGCGATTTTAGGAGGAATTCTTTTGACTTTAGGAACCCACGGAGTGGATCAGATGTTCGTACAAAGAGTTCTTGCTTGCCGATCCGAATCGGATGCCAAGAAGGCGATGATCTTTTCGGGAGTTTTTGTTTTCTTTCAGTTCGTATTATTTTTAAGCATCGGAATTTTATTATATTTTTATTATGAAGGTTTCGTTATTCCCCAAGATAAGGTTTTTTCCAAATTCATTATGGAAGAAGTACCTTCTCCGATCACTGGATTTTTGTTGGCCGCCATTTTGGCTTCCGCAATGTCTACCTTATCGAGTTCGATCAATTCGCTTTCCTTAACGACCAAGGTAGACTTAGGAATTGATAGGTTCGGTTCGGGAACATTGAGTTTATTTTGGGGAACGATTCTTCTTTTAAGTTCCCTCCTTCCGCTCTTTTTAACAACGGGAAAAACGGGTCTAGTGGAACTAGGTTTGTCGATCGC
The nucleotide sequence above comes from Leptospira weilii. Encoded proteins:
- a CDS encoding sodium:solute symporter, which codes for MHFSVLDLIVLLLYIALVLFSGWLTSRKKDKDSSSYFLAGKEISWIALSFSIVATETSTLTFLNIPGLSYSGNLAFLGLGLGFVLGRIIVAELFIPMYYKSGFISVYEWVGIRYGKISQKTVTFLFKLTRILGDGVRMYASAIPVAILLKMFLKQYSAMEIVTRNAEILSLLLISGITVLYTVQGGFRSVVWVDSIQFLIYVAGGIFTFFYLGNLLVEKGFNVSDLIQNAFQANKFKIFEWNDFSSAYFAPIAILGGILLTLGTHGVDQMFVQRVLACRSESDAKKAMIFSGVFVFFQFVLFLSIGILLYFYYEGFVIPQDKVFSKFIMEEVPSPITGFLLAAILASAMSTLSSSINSLSLTTKVDLGIDRFGSGTLSLFWGTILLLSSLLPLFLTTGKTGLVELGLSIASYTVGPIIAIFLSGKIRRFSYMQNLKDSFASLSIGLTPVLTLIFGKWTGFGFTLLVPFGIGTCFLIGFSLLRIQNRPISQK